In Vicia villosa cultivar HV-30 ecotype Madison, WI unplaced genomic scaffold, Vvil1.0 ctg.000058F_1_1, whole genome shotgun sequence, one genomic interval encodes:
- the LOC131623198 gene encoding probable pectinesterase/pectinesterase inhibitor 44: MASIHIHIVTILLLFATTCHAVDSEDVSLHDFRVPDVVVAADGTGNFTRVIDALLSAPIRSKIRYVIHVKKGIYNEHVIVLEEKWNIVMVGDGMDATIITGSLSVKHDHLSTPETATFTVSGNGFIAQDMSFENTAGALNGQAVALYSTSDKSVFYRCGISGYQDSLLADSGRQYYRECRIRGSADYIFGRAAVVFQYCQILVKKGSTNQNPITAQGGPHDKQTTFGFTFQFCNISADLDLIPFLNSTRSYLGRPWMNYSKVIFMECHISEVIDGEGWLKWGGTDQAQDTLYYAEYKNYGLGAGVKNRVKWPGYHALIYPKQALNFTVAHLISGYYWLPSTGVPFTPYFGSGK; encoded by the exons ATGGcttccattcacattcacattgtCACCATACTTCTTCTCTTTGCCACTACATGTCATGCTGTTGATTCCGAGGATGTTTCATTGCATGACTTTCGTGTTCCTGACGTTGTAGTTGCTGCAGATGGAACCGGAAACTTTACAAGAGTGATTGATGCGCTACTGTCAGCACCTATTCGCAGCAAGATACGTTACGTCATACACGTCAAGAAGGGGATTTATAATGAACATGTTATTGTTCTTGAAGAAAAATGGAACATCGTTATGGTTGGCGATGGCATGGATGCCACAATTATCACTGGTAGTTTGAGTGTGAAGCATGACCACTTGAGCACCCCCGAAACAGCTACCTTTA CTGTTTCAGGCAATGGATTTATTGCACAAGATATGTCATTTGAGAACACTGCAGGGGCTCTAAACGGCCAAGCTGTGGCATTATATTCAACCTCAGACAAATCTGTCTTTTATCGATGTGGAATTTCCGGCTACCAAGACAGTTTGTTAGCTGACTCCGGTCGTCAATACTATAGGGAATGTAGAATCCGCGGAAGTGCGGATTATATATTTGGGAGAGCCGCCGTGGTGTTTCAATACTGTCAAATATTGGTTAAAAAAGGGTCAACCAACCAAAATCCCATCACGGCCCAGGGTGGACCACACGATAAGCAAACTACTTTTGGTTTCACATTCCAGTTTTGCAACATCTCGGCCGATTTGGATCTTATTCCCTTCCTTAACTCGACTCGTAGTTATCTCGGACGACCATGGATGAATTACTCCAAAGTCATCTTTATGGAATGTCACATAAGTGAGGTGATAGATGGTGAGGGATGGCTCAAGTGGGGTGGCACCGACCAAGCACAAGATACACTTTACTATGCTGAATATAAAAATTATGGCTTAGGAGCCGGAGTAAAGAATCGAGTTAAATGGCCAGGGTACCATGCTCTTATTTATCCTAAACAGGCTTTAAACTTCACGGTTGCTCATTTGATTTCTGGATATTATTGGTTACCATCCACCGGTGTACCTTTTACTCCTTACTTTGGAAGTGGAAAATGA